The following are encoded in a window of Lagenorhynchus albirostris chromosome 3, mLagAlb1.1, whole genome shotgun sequence genomic DNA:
- the LOC132518075 gene encoding LOW QUALITY PROTEIN: zinc finger protein 131-like (The sequence of the model RefSeq protein was modified relative to this genomic sequence to represent the inferred CDS: inserted 2 bases in 1 codon; substituted 1 base at 1 genomic stop codon) — translation MATEAEETMECLQEFPEHHKMILDRLNEQREQDRFTDITLIVDGHHFKAHKAVLAACSKFFYKFFQEFTQEPLVEIEGVSKMAFRHLIEFTYTAKLMIQGEEEANDVWKAAEFLQTLEAIKALEVRNKENSAPLEETITGKSEAKKRKIAETSNVITESLPSAESEPVEIEVEIAKGTIEEEDEGIETLEDVATARQSIKYIQSTGSSDDSALALLADITSKYRQGDRKGQIKDEDGCASDPTSKQEHMKSHSTESFKCEIFNKRYLRESAWKQHLNCYHLEEGGVSKKQRTGKKIHICQYCEKQFDHFGHFKEHLRKHTDEKTFECPNCHERFARNSTLKCHLTACQTGVGAKKGRKKLYECQVCNSVFNSWDQFKDHLVIHTGDKPNHCTLCDLWFMQGNELRRHLSDAHNISERLVTEEVLSVETRVQTEPVTSMTIIEQVGKVHVLPLLQVQVDSAQVTVEQVHPDLLQDSQVHDSHMNELPEQVQVSYPEVGRIQTEEGTEVHVEKLHVERVHQMPMEVQTELLEADLDQVTPEIMNQEXREPTXADAAVAARDHEDAEGLETKSTVDSQAEKSENENRTPMPVLE, via the exons ATGGCCACGGAGGCCGAAGAGACGATGGAATGCCTTCAGGAGTTCCCTGAACATCATAAAATGATCCTGGACCGATTGAATGAACAGCGAGAGCAGGACCGGTTTACTGACATCACCCTGATTGTCGACGGACACCATTTTAAGGCCCACAAGGCTGTTTTGGCTGCTTGCAGCAAGTTCTTTTACAAATTCTTTCAGGAGTTTACTCAGGAACCTTTGGTGGAGATAGAAGGTGTTAGTAAAATGGCATTTCGTCATTTGATTGAGTTCACATATACAGCAAAATTAATGATACAAGGAGAAGAAGAAGCCAACGATGTATGGAAAGCAGCAGAGTTTCTACAAACGCTAGAAGCTATCAAAGCCCTTGAAGttaggaacaaagaaaactcagCTCCACTAGAGGAAACTATCACAGGAAAAAgtgaagcaaaaaaaagaaagattgcaGAAACTTCAAATGTTATCACTGAGTCATTGCCGTCTGCAGAATCTGAACCTGTTGAAATCGAGGTGGAGATTGCTAAAGGCACAATCGAAGAGGAAGATGAAGGCATTGAAACGTTAGAGGATGTGGCTACTGCCAGGCAGTCCATAAAGTATATTCAGAGCACAGGTTCCTCTGATGATTCCGCTCTGGCATTATTGGCAGATATCACCAGCAAGTACCGTCAAGGTGATAGAAAAGGGCAGATTAAAGATGAAGATGGCTGTGCCTCTGACCCCACAAGCAAACAG GAACACATGAAATCACACTCCACTGAGAGTTTCAAGTGTGAAATATTCAATAAAAGGTATCTTCGGGAGAGCGCATGGAAACAGCACCTCAATTGTTACCACCTTGAAGAAGGTGGAGTCAGTAAGAAGCAaagaactgggaaaaaaattcacatatgtCAGTACTGTGAGAAACAGTTTGACCACTTTGGACATTTTAAAGAGCATCTTCGAAAgcatacagatgaaaaaactttTGAATGTCCAAATTGTCATGAACGATTTGCTAGAAATAGCACCCTCAAATGTCACCTGACTGCATGCCAAACTGGAGTGGGggcaaaaaagggaagaaagaagcttTATGAATGTCAGGTCTGTAATAGTGTGTTTAACAGCTGGGACCAGTTCAAAGATCACTTGGTAATACACACTGGAGATAAACCCAACCATTGTACTTTGTGTGACTTGTGGTTTATGCAAGGAAATGAATTAAGGAGGCATCTCAGTGATGCTCATAATATTTCAGAGCGTCTAGTAACTGAAGAAGTTCTTTCAGTAGAAACACGTGTGCAAACTGAACCTGTGACATCAATGACTATTATAGAACAAGTTGGGAAGGTGCACGTGTTACCATTGCTTCAGGTTCAAGTGGATTCGGCACAAGTGACTGTGGAACAGGTCCACCCAGATCTGCTCCAGGACAGCCAAGTGCACGATTCACATATGAACGAGCTTCCAGAACAGGTCCAGGTAAGTTATCCAGAAGTGGGTCGAATTCAGACTGAAGAAGGTACCGAAGTACATGTAGAGAAGCTGCATGTTGAACGGGTACATCAGATGCCAATGGAAGTACAAACTGAGCTTCTAGAAGCAGACTTGGATCAAGTGACCCCTGAAATCATGAACCAAGA GAGAGAGCCTACCTAAGCAGATGCTGCTGTGGCGGCCAGAGATCACGAAGATGCTGAGGGTTTAGAGACCAAATCAACAGTGGATTCCCAAGCTGAAAAGTCAGAAAATGAGAACAGAACACCTATGCCAGTTTTAGAATGA